The Vidua macroura isolate BioBank_ID:100142 chromosome 27, ASM2450914v1, whole genome shotgun sequence genome includes a window with the following:
- the LOC128819629 gene encoding feather keratin Cos2-2-like, whose amino-acid sequence MSCCKPCDPCCQPCGPCPLANSCNECCVRQCQSSHVVIEPPAVLVTLPGPILSSFPQNTAVGSSTSAAVGNILSCGGVPISSGGFDLSCITNCYGGSRCRPC is encoded by the coding sequence atgtcctgctgcaaaCCCTGCGAcccttgctgccagccctgcggcccctgcccgctggccaacagctgcaatgagtgctgtgtcaggcagtgccagagctcccaCGTTGTCATTGAGCcgcctgctgtgctggtgaccctgcccggccccatcctcagctccttcccacagaacaCCGCCGTGGGATCTTCtacctctgctgctgttggcaACATCCTCAGCTGTGGCGGAGTGCCCATCAGCTCTGGGGGCTTTGACCTCTCCTGCATCACCAACTGCTATGGTGGCAGCAGATGTCGTCCCTGCTAA
- the LOC128819599 gene encoding feather keratin 1-like, giving the protein MSWGCRCTFIHSSHLHLLGIKVHLQPQDMSCYSPCRPCQPCGPTPLANSCNEPCVRQCQDSTVVIEPSPVVVTLPGPILSSFPQNTVVGSSTSAAVGSILSSEGVPISSGGFGLSGLGSGLCGTRCFPC; this is encoded by the exons ATGTCTTGGGGCTGCAGGTGCAcct TCATTCACTCCTCTCACCTCCATCTCCTTGGGATCAAG GTGCACCTGCAGCCCCAAGACATGTCCTGCTACAGCCCGTGccggccctgccagccctgcggccccaccccgctggccaacagctgcaatgagccctgtgtcaggcagtgccaggactcCACCGTCGTCATTGAACCCTCGCCCGTGGTGGTGACCCTGCCcggccccatcctcagctccttcccccagaacacCGTGGTGGGATCCTCCACCTCGGCTGCTGTTGGCAGCATCCTCAGCTCTGAGGGAGTGCCCATCAGCTCCGGGGGCTTTGGCCTCTCTGGCTTGGGCAGTGGCCTCTGTGGCACGAGGTGCTTCCCTTGCTGA
- the LOC128819603 gene encoding feather keratin 1-like yields the protein MSWGCRYTFIHSSRLHLLQYKAHLQPPDMSCYSPCRPCQPCGPTPLANSCNEPCVRQCQDSHVAIQPSPVVVTLPGPILSSFPQNTAVGSSTSAAVGSILSSQGVPINSGGFGLSGLGSGLCGTRCFPC from the exons ATGTCTTGGGGCTGCAGGTACACCT TCATCCACTCCTCTCGCCTCCATCTCCTTCAGTACAAG GCGCATCTCCAGCCCCCAGACATGTCCTGCTACAGCCCGTGccggccctgccagccctgcggccccaccccgctggccaacagctgcaatgagccctgtgtcaggcagtgccaggactcCCACGTGGCCATCCAGCCCTCTCCCGTGGTGGTGACCCTGCCcggccccatcctcagctccttcccacagaacaCCGCCGTGGGATCCTCCACCTCGGCTGCTGTTGGCAGCATCCTCAGCTCTCAGGGAGTGCCCATTAACTCTGGGGGCTTTGGCCTCTCTGGCTTGGGCAGTGGCCTCTGTGGCACGAGGTGCTTCCCTTGCTAA
- the LOC128819634 gene encoding feather keratin 1-like, translating to MSCYSPCRPCQPCGPTPLANSCNEPCVRQCQDSTVVIEPSPVVVTLPGPILSSFPQNTVVGSSTSAAVGSILSSQGVPISSGGFGLSGLGSGLCGTRCLPC from the coding sequence ATGTCCTGCTACAGCCCGTGccggccctgccagccctgcggccccaccccgctggccaacagctgcaatgagccctgtgtcaggcagtgccaggactcCACCGTCGTCATTGAACCCTCGCCCGTGGTGGTGACCCTGCCtggccccatcctcagctccttcccacagaacaCCGTGGTGGGATCCTCCACCTCGGCTGCTGTTGGCAGCATCCTCAGCTCTCAGGGAGTGCCCATCAGCTCCGGGGGCTTTGGCCTCTCTGGCTTGGGCAGTGGCCTCTGTGGCACGAGGTGCCTCccctgctga